In Anaerolineales bacterium, one DNA window encodes the following:
- a CDS encoding alpha/beta fold hydrolase, giving the protein MEKELSFTSEGLQLQGTLSLPDSSDILGAVLLIPGSGQIDRNENNRKFKSNIFNEISEELAVNYFASFRYDKRGVGESEGDYWKTGFYDHVTDASSATSFLKSLPQLQGKPLFILGHSEGAMISMRLAADEPGLAGAILLAGSAQNGEATLRWQAAKIAKGLTGFSALLVRLFHIDVTEAQAKALSKIKRSSKDWMRQNLFQKINAKWMREFIAYDPADDLKRIRIPVLAITGSKDIQVNPADLKRMAELIQGEYEYHEIPDMTHVLRADSGRPSMSTYKEQISRPVDPRLRGFIDTWLRKMVHERSTVSREPKPEMSRAV; this is encoded by the coding sequence ATGGAGAAAGAACTTTCTTTCACATCCGAAGGCCTGCAGTTGCAGGGGACGTTGAGCCTACCGGATTCCAGCGACATACTCGGTGCGGTATTGTTGATCCCAGGATCAGGGCAGATCGATAGAAACGAAAACAACAGGAAATTCAAATCGAATATATTCAATGAAATTTCGGAAGAATTGGCCGTCAACTACTTCGCTTCGTTTCGCTACGATAAACGCGGCGTAGGCGAAAGCGAAGGGGACTACTGGAAAACCGGGTTTTACGATCACGTCACAGACGCGAGTTCGGCGACCTCCTTTCTGAAATCCCTGCCGCAGTTGCAGGGGAAACCATTATTCATCCTCGGCCACAGCGAAGGAGCTATGATCTCTATGCGTCTGGCGGCTGACGAACCAGGACTCGCCGGAGCCATCCTGCTGGCAGGTTCAGCGCAAAACGGTGAGGCGACTCTGCGCTGGCAGGCGGCTAAAATCGCCAAGGGACTGACCGGTTTCAGCGCTCTGCTCGTCCGGTTGTTCCACATCGATGTGACCGAGGCGCAGGCGAAGGCGCTGTCGAAGATCAAGCGTTCTTCGAAAGATTGGATGCGGCAGAACCTGTTCCAGAAAATCAACGCCAAATGGATGCGCGAATTCATTGCTTACGACCCGGCAGACGATCTGAAGCGAATCCGGATCCCCGTTCTGGCCATAACGGGATCGAAGGACATCCAGGTCAATCCTGCGGATTTGAAGCGTATGGCTGAGTTGATCCAGGGCGAATACGAGTATCACGAGATTCCGGACATGACTCACGTGCTTCGGGCGGATTCCGGACGACCTTCGATGTCCACGTACAAGGAACAGATCTCTCGGCCCGTCGACCCCCGGCTGCGTGGTTTCATCGACACGTGGCTGAGAAAGATGGTGCACGAGCGTTCGACGGTTTCCCGCGAGCCGAAGCCCGAAATGTCTAGAGCCGTTTGA
- a CDS encoding AMP-binding protein, with the protein MTTLVDRLEERYRRSPERVAVHCLTCDAAQPLTYKTLLDGAAGVARNFTVAGVRKDDVVLLILPHGRHLLVSFFGALLSGGVPSILAFPSEKLDPRRYARSLAALIDVTRPAALLTDKSFEREVNGALADKDSPPQILLAGDLEVEQDGYLKTLPGHKHSPDDTALLQHSSGTTGLQKGVALSHRSILTHVERYAGMIQLDAQDVVVSWLPLYHDMGLIAGFLMPVLLGATLVLMSPLDWVRAPYRLLDAVSRYNGTLSWLPNFAFNFCAQKIREGDMENVDLSTWRAVINCSEPMRLESHMQFIERFKPYGLHPEALATSYAMAENVFAVTQSAIGSPVNVDWVDRRVFREKHLARPAGAEQESIAILSAGKPLPKTQVRILDEERSEVPPRVVGEIAIKSDTLLTGYYRREDLTQDAFHDGWFLTGDLGYLFGGELYVTGRSKEIIIVGGTNVYPQDLEALAGEVDGVHPGRAVAFGLFNEQLGTEDVTVVVEGDVEDPDERARLADAVRLAINRGSDVSVRHVRVVPRGWVIKTSSGKLARDANRRRFIEEFLSASEAERTPEDGSGA; encoded by the coding sequence ATGACCACCCTCGTCGATCGCCTCGAGGAACGCTACCGCCGGAGTCCGGAGCGAGTGGCAGTTCACTGTCTGACGTGCGATGCTGCACAGCCGTTGACGTACAAAACGCTGCTCGACGGCGCCGCAGGCGTGGCGCGAAATTTTACCGTCGCGGGCGTCCGCAAGGACGACGTGGTGCTCCTCATCCTGCCTCATGGGCGGCATTTGCTTGTCTCGTTTTTCGGCGCGCTGCTCAGCGGCGGTGTGCCCTCGATCCTGGCGTTCCCTTCCGAAAAACTCGATCCGCGTAGATACGCGCGATCGTTGGCGGCGTTGATCGACGTTACGAGACCGGCGGCGTTGCTCACCGATAAATCGTTCGAGCGCGAGGTAAACGGCGCACTTGCAGATAAGGATTCGCCGCCGCAGATCTTATTGGCGGGAGATCTCGAAGTTGAGCAGGACGGTTATTTGAAAACCTTGCCGGGTCATAAGCACTCACCCGACGACACCGCCCTGTTGCAGCACTCCTCGGGTACCACGGGGCTGCAGAAAGGCGTAGCACTTTCTCATCGCTCCATACTGACCCACGTGGAGCGCTACGCCGGCATGATTCAGTTGGATGCACAGGATGTCGTCGTGAGTTGGCTGCCGCTGTATCACGACATGGGCTTGATCGCCGGCTTCCTCATGCCGGTTTTACTCGGCGCCACGTTGGTGCTGATGTCGCCGTTGGATTGGGTTCGGGCGCCGTATCGTTTACTGGACGCAGTGTCTCGCTACAACGGCACGCTCTCCTGGTTGCCGAACTTCGCCTTCAACTTCTGCGCCCAAAAAATCCGCGAAGGGGATATGGAAAACGTCGATCTTTCCACCTGGCGAGCGGTGATCAATTGCTCTGAACCGATGCGCCTGGAGAGTCACATGCAGTTCATTGAGCGTTTCAAGCCCTACGGGCTTCACCCGGAAGCGTTGGCCACCAGTTACGCCATGGCGGAAAACGTCTTTGCCGTGACGCAGAGTGCGATCGGATCGCCGGTGAACGTCGATTGGGTCGATCGTCGAGTGTTTCGGGAAAAGCATCTCGCCCGTCCGGCCGGCGCGGAGCAGGAGTCGATCGCCATCCTCTCGGCCGGAAAACCGCTGCCGAAGACGCAGGTCCGCATCCTCGACGAGGAACGCAGCGAAGTGCCGCCGCGCGTCGTCGGAGAGATCGCCATTAAAAGCGACACGCTCTTGACGGGTTACTATCGCCGGGAGGATCTCACGCAGGATGCCTTTCATGACGGTTGGTTTTTAACCGGCGATTTGGGCTATCTGTTCGGCGGCGAATTGTACGTAACCGGCCGCTCCAAAGAGATCATCATCGTCGGCGGAACGAACGTCTATCCGCAGGACCTGGAGGCACTCGCCGGTGAGGTCGATGGCGTTCACCCGGGCCGGGCGGTCGCTTTCGGACTTTTCAACGAGCAGCTGGGTACGGAAGATGTGACCGTCGTGGTCGAGGGAGACGTCGAAGATCCCGACGAACGCGCTCGACTGGCGGATGCCGTACGCCTGGCGATCAATCGAGGCTCGGATGTCTCCGTGCGTCACGTGCGCGTCGTGCCGCGCGGCTGGGTGATCAAGACCAGCAGTGGAAAACTGGCGCGTGACGCCAACCGTCGAAGGTTCATCGAAGAGTTCCTGTCAGCAAGCGAAGCAGAGCGTACGCCGGAGGATGGCAGCGGTGCCTGA
- a CDS encoding transglutaminase-like domain-containing protein, with protein MDLDRYLTPSKMSDCDHTRLKRTAQEITTGAENPMQAAQRVFRYVRDEIAFNATLDIFLKASQAIRRSTMDYCNKINIHLSLLRAAGIPARFHTVRVRKEMLEHIVPGFLYNHLPSPVGHFWCECHLNGRWTACEALFDEPFYAGMLRAGYLTKEQIPTIDWDGQCDLILMKHWIVEDKEIYSHYEQLTALASAEGMPPRLLCKALEWLPAFFSSRRTDQLRKL; from the coding sequence ATGGATTTGGATCGGTATTTGACCCCTTCCAAAATGAGTGATTGCGATCATACACGTTTGAAACGAACGGCTCAGGAAATCACCACCGGCGCCGAGAATCCGATGCAAGCTGCGCAGCGTGTGTTCCGATACGTGAGAGACGAGATCGCCTTCAACGCCACGCTGGACATCTTCCTGAAAGCTTCGCAGGCAATCCGGAGAAGCACGATGGATTACTGCAATAAAATCAACATCCATCTCTCGCTGCTGCGAGCGGCGGGAATTCCGGCGCGATTTCATACCGTGCGGGTCCGCAAGGAAATGCTCGAGCACATCGTGCCGGGCTTTCTCTACAATCACTTACCCAGCCCGGTGGGTCACTTCTGGTGCGAATGCCATTTGAACGGGCGTTGGACGGCGTGCGAAGCCTTGTTCGACGAGCCTTTCTATGCAGGCATGCTGCGTGCGGGATACCTGACCAAGGAGCAGATACCCACGATTGACTGGGACGGTCAGTGCGATCTGATTCTCATGAAACATTGGATTGTGGAAGACAAAGAAATTTATTCCCACTATGAGCAGCTCACTGCTCTGGCGAGTGCGGAAGGGATGCCGCCGAGATTGTTGTGTAAAGCCCTGGAATGGCTGCCGGCCTTTTTCTCGAGCAGGCGCACGGATCAACTGCGTAAATTGTGA
- a CDS encoding PrsW family glutamic-type intramembrane protease — MNEQQQHADAIDYLLIIGFGGTFLLCLCSVGFIFFRTYLSSPSVESTQGSSLFWMVIALFLISLPSAIISFRAIQGQKIPLLNPPKVKLRYILLLFPLVLVLGYFTLEKPNRITVLNPVVHIVAAAIPALFAILLVLRHSTRISQRRFWGSLFIGTWIIPTSAIIAELVLMIVGITTLLVRSLSTAEGQALLDSLSNPENWASESMIESYAELLDQPIVLVSIVVFVCVFVPLIEESLKSTVILPILGRKPSSSESFLSGVLGGVGFAFVEATLLTPTGTDWTQTMFIRGAATMMHTFTAGMTCWGIGQAITYKRWNRFFGAFAIAVTVGLSTVALAGLILIPDRLREDWDGLTPHTSENSDLPPAPSPQVQT; from the coding sequence ATGAACGAACAACAACAACACGCCGACGCTATCGACTATCTCCTTATAATCGGCTTTGGAGGCACGTTCCTGCTGTGTTTGTGCTCGGTGGGTTTTATATTCTTCCGAACCTATCTGAGCAGCCCGAGCGTTGAAAGCACACAGGGCAGCAGCTTGTTTTGGATGGTAATTGCTCTTTTTCTGATCAGCCTACCTTCTGCGATCATCAGTTTTCGGGCGATACAAGGCCAGAAAATACCGCTGCTGAATCCACCAAAGGTAAAATTGCGCTACATACTCTTGTTATTCCCCCTCGTTCTGGTGCTGGGATATTTCACCCTCGAGAAGCCTAATCGGATTACCGTTTTGAATCCGGTCGTTCACATCGTTGCCGCCGCGATTCCTGCTTTGTTTGCGATTTTGCTGGTCCTGCGCCACAGTACTCGAATTTCCCAACGCCGCTTCTGGGGATCTCTTTTCATCGGCACCTGGATCATACCGACTTCGGCGATCATCGCCGAACTCGTACTCATGATTGTGGGTATAACAACTCTCCTTGTCAGAAGTCTAAGCACTGCGGAGGGACAGGCGCTGCTCGATTCGTTGTCGAATCCGGAGAACTGGGCATCCGAATCCATGATCGAAAGTTACGCCGAACTGCTCGATCAACCGATCGTGCTCGTCAGCATCGTGGTCTTCGTGTGTGTCTTCGTGCCGCTGATCGAAGAAAGTCTGAAAAGCACGGTGATTTTACCGATTCTCGGCAGGAAGCCGTCATCTTCTGAGTCCTTTCTCAGCGGGGTCCTTGGCGGCGTCGGTTTCGCATTCGTGGAAGCCACCTTGCTCACGCCTACGGGGACGGATTGGACGCAGACCATGTTCATCCGCGGCGCCGCCACGATGATGCACACGTTCACAGCCGGTATGACGTGCTGGGGAATTGGACAAGCAATCACATACAAACGCTGGAATAGATTTTTTGGTGCGTTTGCGATTGCAGTCACCGTGGGATTATCGACGGTGGCACTCGCTGGCCTGATCTTGATCCCCGATAGATTGCGTGAAGATTGGGACGGTCTCACACCGCACACATCAGAGAATTCAGATCTGCCCCCTGCTCCATCGCCGCAGGTTCAAACCTGA
- a CDS encoding acyl carrier protein: MTQPADIRSRIQNEILDYVAREILRDERHRIDPEEALISSGLIDSFHLVDLALFVESAFDVRIDDTELSASVFDSVRELTEFILERLRGDAG, from the coding sequence GTGACGCAACCTGCAGATATTCGTTCCCGCATTCAAAACGAAATCCTGGATTACGTCGCCCGTGAAATACTGCGCGACGAAAGGCACAGGATTGATCCCGAAGAGGCCTTGATCAGCAGCGGATTGATCGATTCGTTTCATCTCGTCGACCTGGCATTGTTCGTCGAGAGTGCTTTCGACGTACGCATCGACGACACCGAACTGAGCGCCTCGGTTTTCGATTCGGTGCGTGAACTGACTGAATTCATCTTGGAACGCTTGCGAGGCGACGCTGGATGA
- a CDS encoding SGNH/GDSL hydrolase family protein: MKRRLIHSTGCPNPRPQIRAKLARGFRFPTDIAAMLLFVLCVTLSGGLLTGCDVIVEAAYASPYGGTLYPTDAHPSPQVSTADDSVDTPHSAKVRESISYHQLVAIGVLYAVEHRPANEPAPQLAPGEWMELPIVPAVTSTARRIYQQGLRRGNDPHAFSKVGDCQNVASLFLGVFDDPDAYRLRPEDLDLQTTIDWYSGSFGRDSLSVRGGFNAASVLSPVWADVDACERDENPLECEFRLHKPSIAIINLETWWEKSAESYELYLRTIIETTISYGVVPILSTKADNLEGDNSINATIADLAVEYDIPLWNFWRAAQPLPGGGLQDDGFHLTYAQNFFDDPDRMKTAWPWRNLTALQALDSVRRGLTATER, encoded by the coding sequence ATGAAACGCAGGCTGATACATTCGACAGGATGTCCGAACCCGCGTCCGCAGATACGGGCGAAATTGGCTCGCGGCTTTCGCTTCCCGACCGACATCGCAGCCATGCTGCTCTTCGTGCTGTGCGTGACGCTTTCCGGGGGGCTGCTCACCGGCTGCGACGTTATCGTCGAAGCGGCATACGCCAGCCCGTACGGCGGCACGTTGTATCCCACGGATGCACACCCTTCACCGCAGGTGTCCACTGCGGACGATAGTGTAGATACTCCTCATTCCGCCAAAGTCAGAGAGTCGATTTCCTACCATCAACTGGTCGCCATCGGCGTGCTCTATGCCGTCGAACACCGGCCGGCGAACGAACCAGCGCCGCAGCTTGCGCCCGGTGAATGGATGGAGTTGCCCATCGTTCCTGCGGTTACCTCGACCGCGCGTAGGATCTACCAGCAAGGACTGCGGCGCGGCAACGACCCGCACGCATTTTCGAAAGTTGGGGATTGCCAGAACGTGGCTTCGCTATTCCTGGGTGTCTTCGACGATCCAGACGCCTATCGTCTGCGTCCCGAAGATCTCGATTTGCAGACCACCATCGATTGGTATTCCGGTTCTTTCGGCCGCGACAGCCTGTCGGTACGCGGTGGTTTCAACGCGGCCTCGGTCCTTTCGCCTGTCTGGGCGGACGTCGATGCCTGTGAGCGGGATGAAAACCCGCTGGAATGTGAATTCCGCCTTCACAAGCCCAGTATCGCCATCATCAACCTCGAAACGTGGTGGGAGAAATCGGCCGAAAGCTACGAGCTGTACTTGCGAACGATCATCGAAACCACGATTTCCTACGGCGTCGTGCCGATTCTCTCGACGAAAGCCGACAATCTGGAAGGCGACAACAGCATCAACGCCACAATCGCAGACCTGGCCGTCGAATACGACATACCACTGTGGAACTTCTGGCGTGCCGCGCAGCCCTTGCCCGGCGGTGGGCTGCAGGACGATGGATTCCACCTGACCTACGCCCAGAATTTCTTCGACGATCCCGACCGCATGAAGACGGCCTGGCCCTGGCGCAACCTGACCGCGCTGCAGGCGCTCGACTCCGTGCGTCGAGGTTTGACGGCCACCGAACGATGA
- a CDS encoding DUF5680 domain-containing protein has protein sequence MKLEEFLVKAKVNAYAGAGEGGEGLLPDDSKELTFEEGAFRYRDRYFGWNPFIGEEVVWKDDEIVWGMNYYGLVFDEVIPAVRVYAFLQRAMNQVNALRPFRGPDSMREDEFEYTDESQGTLARFAGEEKIFYQGREIYRLQYHGGSIRAK, from the coding sequence ATGAAACTCGAGGAATTCCTCGTCAAAGCGAAAGTAAACGCCTATGCTGGAGCGGGGGAAGGCGGCGAAGGCCTCCTGCCTGACGACAGTAAGGAACTCACCTTTGAGGAAGGTGCGTTCAGGTACCGCGATCGCTATTTCGGATGGAACCCCTTCATCGGGGAAGAAGTGGTATGGAAAGACGACGAAATCGTCTGGGGGATGAATTATTACGGGCTGGTTTTCGATGAAGTCATACCGGCTGTACGAGTGTATGCATTCTTGCAGCGGGCGATGAATCAAGTTAATGCGCTGCGGCCTTTTCGCGGCCCCGATTCGATGAGGGAAGATGAATTCGAGTACACTGATGAAAGTCAGGGTACGCTAGCGCGCTTCGCAGGGGAAGAAAAGATTTTTTATCAAGGACGAGAAATCTATCGATTGCAGTATCATGGGGGCAGCATCAGAGCCAAGTAA
- a CDS encoding DedA family protein, giving the protein MPVWLEQQIVTFLTDLFQTMGWGGVFGIMVLESANIPIPSEVTMPLSGWLLVQAQGGTGWEAALLGGFWGAVGCTLGSVISYALGVWGGRPLLDRYGKYLMIHPHDLEVADRWFKRWGEWTAFFSRLLPIVRTFISFPAGVTRARFVPFTVFSFIGSFLWCAALAYGGYAFGARWEELRAIMRPFDIPIAIVLVIGFMYYIIHHIRRGTRVRTQETPSVD; this is encoded by the coding sequence ATGCCGGTTTGGCTGGAACAACAGATCGTCACTTTCCTTACGGACCTGTTTCAAACCATGGGTTGGGGTGGGGTTTTTGGCATCATGGTATTGGAAAGCGCCAACATTCCCATCCCCAGTGAGGTCACCATGCCGCTGTCAGGGTGGCTGCTGGTCCAGGCGCAGGGAGGGACGGGTTGGGAAGCTGCGCTCTTGGGTGGTTTTTGGGGGGCGGTGGGGTGTACGCTCGGCTCGGTGATTTCCTATGCTCTTGGCGTGTGGGGTGGCCGTCCGTTGCTGGATCGCTACGGGAAATATCTGATGATCCATCCTCACGACCTCGAAGTGGCGGACCGCTGGTTCAAGCGTTGGGGGGAGTGGACGGCATTCTTCTCCCGCTTGCTCCCCATCGTGCGAACCTTCATCTCGTTCCCGGCAGGCGTCACCCGGGCGAGATTCGTGCCCTTCACGGTCTTTAGTTTCATCGGTTCGTTCCTCTGGTGTGCCGCACTGGCATACGGCGGTTATGCATTTGGCGCTCGCTGGGAGGAACTGCGGGCGATCATGCGGCCGTTCGATATTCCCATCGCCATCGTTCTGGTCATCGGTTTTATGTACTACATCATCCACCACATCCGCCGAGGGACTCGCGTGCGAACCCAGGAGACTCCTTCCGTAGATTGA
- the rsmA gene encoding 16S rRNA (adenine(1518)-N(6)/adenine(1519)-N(6))-dimethyltransferase RsmA — MPEANGPPNVRALMRRFGIRSRRKLGQNFMVDPRALRKVITAAQLTGGETVLEIGAGVGSLTWRLAHHCARVVAVEIDERLIPALEYALSFESNVEIVAGDILEMDVDEVLGNGPYSVVANIPYYITSALIRRLMESRRRPECLVLSVQKEVAERIVAGPGEMSLLALSVQVYGEPELRGRIPASAFYPQPKVDSAVLRIAGYPSPRVPQALIEPLFVLARAGFGQKRKQLHNALAKNLGKPNETVLEWLSAAGVRPEQRAQELSIDNWLDLAQAMASSED; from the coding sequence GTGCCTGAAGCTAATGGTCCGCCGAATGTCCGGGCGCTGATGCGCCGCTTCGGCATCCGATCCCGCAGGAAGCTGGGCCAGAATTTCATGGTCGACCCGCGTGCCCTGCGGAAGGTGATCACTGCTGCGCAGCTTACGGGCGGCGAGACGGTGCTGGAAATCGGCGCCGGCGTGGGCAGCTTGACCTGGCGGCTGGCGCATCATTGTGCAAGGGTCGTCGCCGTGGAGATCGACGAGCGGCTGATTCCGGCGTTGGAGTATGCCCTGTCGTTCGAGTCGAACGTTGAGATCGTCGCCGGGGACATCCTGGAGATGGACGTTGATGAGGTTCTGGGAAACGGACCGTATTCGGTCGTGGCGAACATTCCCTATTACATCACCTCGGCTTTGATTCGCCGATTGATGGAATCCCGGCGTCGGCCGGAGTGCCTTGTGCTCAGCGTTCAAAAAGAAGTCGCCGAACGTATCGTCGCCGGCCCCGGAGAGATGAGTCTGCTGGCCTTGAGCGTGCAGGTGTATGGGGAGCCGGAATTGCGCGGACGCATCCCGGCCAGCGCTTTCTACCCACAGCCCAAGGTCGATTCGGCCGTTCTGCGAATAGCGGGCTACCCTTCGCCGCGCGTGCCGCAGGCGTTGATCGAGCCGCTGTTCGTGCTGGCGCGCGCCGGCTTCGGCCAAAAACGCAAGCAGCTGCACAACGCCCTGGCGAAGAACCTGGGCAAGCCGAATGAGACCGTCTTGGAGTGGCTAAGCGCGGCGGGCGTGCGTCCCGAACAGCGGGCGCAGGAGTTGTCGATCGATAATTGGCTCGACCTTGCGCAGGCGATGGCTTCGAGCGAAGACTGA
- a CDS encoding PhzF family phenazine biosynthesis protein encodes MEIPFYQIDAFTNEVFSGNPAGVCLLEEWLPEATLRSIAAENNLPETAFLVPQEKQYDLRWFTPKVEIDLCGHATLASGHVIFTYVDPQAQRAEFMSKSGRLSVERRDDLLFLDFPTRKAAVLDRPEGLDGILGASPTEVLASRDLMAVFEDEDQIRTLAPDLDAVAALDYFALIVTAPGRNSDFVSRFFAPGAAIPEDPVTGSAHCTLIPYWSERLGKKELHAFQLSARGGELFCADRGERVSIGGRCVTYLTGSIDT; translated from the coding sequence TTGGAAATTCCTTTCTATCAAATCGATGCCTTTACTAACGAGGTTTTTTCGGGGAATCCCGCAGGTGTGTGCCTGCTCGAGGAGTGGCTTCCCGAGGCGACACTGCGGTCGATCGCTGCGGAGAACAACCTGCCTGAAACGGCGTTCCTGGTTCCGCAGGAGAAGCAGTACGATTTGCGCTGGTTCACGCCGAAGGTCGAGATCGATCTCTGCGGACACGCCACACTGGCCAGCGGGCACGTCATCTTTACGTATGTCGATCCGCAAGCCCAGCGGGCGGAGTTTATGAGTAAGAGCGGCAGGTTGTCCGTCGAACGACGAGACGATTTACTCTTTCTCGATTTCCCTACCCGCAAAGCCGCGGTTCTCGACCGGCCGGAAGGCCTGGATGGCATCCTGGGCGCTTCGCCCACGGAAGTGCTCGCCTCGCGGGACTTGATGGCCGTGTTCGAGGATGAAGATCAGATCCGTACCTTGGCACCCGATCTCGACGCTGTCGCGGCCCTGGATTATTTCGCGCTGATCGTGACGGCTCCGGGCCGAAATTCCGATTTCGTCTCTCGCTTCTTCGCGCCCGGCGCAGCAATTCCCGAAGATCCGGTGACCGGATCGGCGCACTGCACGCTCATTCCCTACTGGTCGGAACGTCTGGGGAAGAAGGAGCTGCACGCCTTTCAGTTGAGCGCTCGCGGCGGGGAATTATTTTGTGCCGATCGGGGTGAAAGAGTCTCCATTGGCGGTCGCTGCGTCACGTATTTGACTGGTTCGATCGACACGTGA
- a CDS encoding VOC family protein, protein MQKESANRVKLSNGAIVFVTPDVKEAAVYYRDVLGFRVVEHLDNAEPFATLYRDTVEIIIVQAKHGVVASNLERYGAGYDAYLDPERLEDVDRIFEELQQRGAIIVSPPGMTDYGSYEFVIEDIDGRRIGIGRIRDKDVFFGQEKP, encoded by the coding sequence ATGCAAAAGGAATCGGCAAATCGAGTGAAACTGAGCAACGGAGCGATCGTCTTCGTGACGCCGGATGTGAAGGAAGCTGCGGTGTATTATCGAGACGTCCTGGGATTTCGCGTCGTTGAGCATCTGGATAATGCAGAGCCTTTTGCAACGCTGTATCGTGACACAGTGGAGATCATCATCGTCCAGGCAAAACACGGCGTGGTGGCTTCCAATCTGGAACGCTACGGGGCTGGTTACGATGCCTACCTCGATCCCGAGCGCCTCGAAGACGTGGATCGTATCTTCGAGGAACTGCAGCAACGCGGTGCCATCATCGTCAGCCCGCCCGGCATGACGGACTATGGCAGTTACGAATTCGTGATCGAAGACATTGATGGAAGACGGATCGGGATCGGCCGTATTCGGGACAAGGACGTTTTCTTCGGGCAAGAAAAACCATAG
- a CDS encoding roadblock/LC7 domain-containing protein → MAKTRTELMVDRLRDLQASSPDVEASAVVSVDGLTIASALPSNVEEDRVSAMSAAMLSLGERIAGELGRGNLDQVYIRGKHGFVVLMSVGAEAVLTVLAREQAKLGLLFLDMRRAVDDLSGLL, encoded by the coding sequence TTGGCCAAAACACGCACCGAACTCATGGTTGACCGTCTGCGAGATCTACAAGCATCTTCTCCTGATGTCGAGGCTTCTGCCGTGGTAAGCGTAGACGGATTGACCATCGCTTCCGCCCTTCCCAGCAACGTCGAGGAGGATCGTGTTTCTGCGATGTCCGCGGCGATGCTTTCCCTCGGTGAACGCATCGCCGGTGAACTGGGGCGGGGCAACCTCGACCAGGTATACATCCGCGGCAAACACGGTTTCGTCGTTCTGATGTCGGTCGGCGCAGAAGCGGTGCTTACAGTTCTTGCCCGAGAACAGGCTAAATTGGGTTTGTTGTTTCTTGACATGCGGCGAGCCGTCGACGATCTCTCGGGTCTTCTTTAA
- a CDS encoding polyprenol monophosphomannose synthase: MRKLTVVIPTYNEAENLELIAAELWALPIPDLKILVVDDASPDETGKIADDLAAAHPGRLSVIHRRGKLGLGSAYITGFKAALEGDAEAIAQMDADFSHDPGYLPEFMDKLKSADAVFGSRYVPGGKLDERWGFGRVLLSAFGNLYARLILGLQIKDATGGYRLWRRETLQGMPLDSIRSNGYVFQVEMSYVAQKLGFHTIESPIYFEDRRIGQSKMTLRIQLEAAYRVWQVRYLHRNLSADRRNSAL; the protein is encoded by the coding sequence ATGCGAAAATTGACCGTCGTCATCCCTACCTACAATGAAGCGGAGAACCTGGAGTTGATCGCCGCCGAGTTGTGGGCGCTTCCGATCCCCGATCTCAAGATCCTCGTCGTCGACGACGCCTCACCGGACGAAACCGGGAAAATCGCAGACGATCTGGCAGCAGCGCACCCCGGCCGCCTGTCCGTGATCCACAGACGAGGCAAATTGGGTTTGGGGTCGGCATACATCACGGGTTTCAAGGCCGCCCTCGAAGGAGATGCCGAAGCCATCGCCCAGATGGATGCGGATTTCTCACACGATCCCGGCTATCTGCCGGAATTCATGGACAAATTGAAGTCCGCCGACGCAGTCTTCGGATCGCGCTACGTCCCGGGTGGTAAACTCGACGAGCGTTGGGGTTTCGGCCGCGTGCTGCTATCCGCATTCGGCAACCTGTACGCCCGTTTGATACTCGGCTTACAAATCAAAGATGCTACCGGCGGATACCGTCTCTGGCGCCGGGAAACACTTCAAGGCATGCCGTTGGACAGCATACGTTCGAACGGCTACGTCTTCCAGGTGGAGATGAGTTACGTGGCGCAGAAGTTGGGATTTCACACGATCGAGTCCCCGATTTATTTCGAGGATCGCCGCATCGGACAATCGAAAATGACGCTGCGCATCCAGCTAGAAGCCGCCTACCGCGTGTGGCAGGTGCGCTATCTGCACCGCAATTTATCGGCGGATCGACGCAACTCCGCGCTTTGA